In Paenibacillus durus, the DNA window GCAAACGCCGATCTGCTCATCATCGGGGGAACTTCGCTGACCGTGCAGCCCGCAGCCAGTCTTATTCAATATTTTCAAGGCAAGCATACCGTGCTGCTCAACGGCGAACCGACGTCTTACGATTCACGTGCTGACCTGATCATTACCGATCGGATCGGGTGGGCGATGGACAGAATAAGCGAGATGCTGGGCTGACGGTTTCCCCCGTCTTCGCTCATGCCGGTGATTACAATGTCCTGCGGCAGTTTAAAAATAAATATTCGGACCGCTCCGAATGGAACCATCGCTTTTACGCCGCTCGGGCAAGGTTGCTGACGAATAAATATCTGAACGGCATTCCGGGCGATTTCAGGGCGCCGGGTCAGCCAGATTGATGAGAACGTGGCGGTGCTGTCCAATCTCGAATTCACGGACGAGGAGCTGGACCGGATCGAGATTATTTTGAAGACCGGGAACGATAGTTAACCGGTCTAGCAGCGGCTAGTGATCCTGCTGCCGTGCCGTGACGGCGCGGTAAGCCGTCGGCGACTGGCCGCAGAAGCGCTTGAACTGGCGGGAGAAGTATAGAGCGTCCGTTAATCCGACCGATGCCGCTACCTGCTCCACCGACAGCTCCGGCCGCTCGCGCAGCAGCTGGCGTGATTTGTCGATCCTCAGCTTGAGCAGATAGGTAACGGGTGACAGCCCCGTGTCCTCTTTGAAGATGCGCGACAGATAAGCCCGGTTATAGCCGAGCCCTTTGCACATCTGTTCAATAGAGATAGGATGGGCGTACTGGGAGGACATATAGTGAATCATCTGCTTGACCGTCCGCTTCACCTGCGAATCCTTTCCCGGCAGGCGCGAATGGTCCTTCAGCATCTCGGACGCTTCTCCCAGTGTCAGATACAGCAGCCCAAGCGAGGTCAAGTGACCGCTCTCCCGGCCTGCGTAGAATGTCTTCATGATTCCGGCAAGCGCTTCTGGAATGACGCTTCTGTCGCCGCACGCCGCCACCGGCTGCTCGGGCGAGAAGCCGGCTTCGCGTACAAGCCTGCCCGCATCCGTGCCGGAAAAGGCCGCCCATCTATATTTCCACGGCTGCGCAAGGTCGGATACATAGCTGACCAGCTGGCCGGGCTGAATGAGAAAGCAGTCCCCGGGTCCAAGCTCATAGGTGCGCTGCTCCGTGCGGAATGCGCCTGCTCCCGTTTCAATGCAGTGCAGCAGGAAATAATCGTAGATTTTCGGTCCGACTTGGTGCAGCGGCGGCGTCTGGCTTTCTCCGGCGAATAGTACATGAAGGCTCTGCTCTTCGTAATAGACCGGGTTGGAAGCCACGGAATAGGTTTGTTCCATC includes these proteins:
- a CDS encoding AraC family transcriptional regulator — its product is MEQTYSVASNPVYYEEQSLHVLFAGESQTPPLHQVGPKIYDYFLLHCIETGAGAFRTEQRTYELGPGDCFLIQPGQLVSYVSDLAQPWKYRWAAFSGTDAGRLVREAGFSPEQPVAACGDRSVIPEALAGIMKTFYAGRESGHLTSLGLLYLTLGEASEMLKDHSRLPGKDSQVKRTVKQMIHYMSSQYAHPISIEQMCKGLGYNRAYLSRIFKEDTGLSPVTYLLKLRIDKSRQLLRERPELSVEQVAASVGLTDALYFSRQFKRFCGQSPTAYRAVTARQQDH